In one Fundidesulfovibrio magnetotacticus genomic region, the following are encoded:
- the kdpA gene encoding potassium-transporting ATPase subunit KdpA: protein MNATDVAQYLLYLALLLGASWPLGLYIARVYQDKPRGLDKALGPLEGLLYRLCGIDASREMDWKTYAMAVLAFNAMGLLAVYAIERLQGGLPLNPAGLPGVDPFVAFNTAVSFATNTNWQAYGGETTVSHLTQMLALTVQNFLSAATGMAVMAAVIRGLSRRETDRLGNFWRDVTRSVLYVLLPLSIVLSLALIWQGVPQTLDGSAAVALLEPASYDKPVLDETGKPVLDEGGKPRTEPATQARQSIALGPVASQVAIKQLGTNGGGFFNVNSAHPFENPTPLTNLLELLAILLIPAALCHTFGVMVGDRRQGWAVLMAMTILFASFAFLTMQAETTPSPLLAKAGTVAGPSMEGKEVRFGAAGSALWAAATTAASNGSVNAMHDSFTPLGGMWPMLLMQLGEVVYGGVGSGLYGMLVFAVVAVFVAGLMVGRTPEYLGKKIEPFETKMAALIILIPPFLCLMGTALAAVAGPPEAVSNPGPHGFSQMLYAFSSMGNNNGSAFAGLTATSPFWTIAGAVAMFVSRYWLIIPVLALAGSMAGKKRLQEGPGTLPTHGPIFVGLLMAVVLVVGALTFVPALALGPVAEHLALYQLK from the coding sequence ATGAACGCGACAGACGTTGCCCAATACCTTTTGTATCTGGCCCTGCTGCTCGGGGCGTCCTGGCCGCTCGGGCTGTACATCGCGCGCGTGTACCAGGACAAACCCCGCGGCCTGGACAAAGCCCTCGGCCCCCTTGAGGGTCTCCTCTACCGTCTTTGCGGAATCGACGCATCCCGCGAGATGGACTGGAAGACCTACGCAATGGCCGTGCTGGCCTTCAACGCCATGGGGCTCCTGGCGGTCTACGCCATCGAGCGCCTGCAGGGCGGGCTGCCTCTGAACCCGGCGGGTCTTCCGGGCGTGGACCCCTTCGTGGCCTTCAACACCGCCGTGAGCTTCGCCACCAACACCAACTGGCAGGCCTACGGCGGCGAGACCACCGTGAGCCACCTCACCCAGATGCTGGCGCTCACGGTGCAGAACTTCCTGTCCGCAGCCACCGGCATGGCCGTGATGGCCGCCGTGATCCGGGGGCTGTCTCGCCGCGAGACCGACAGGCTGGGCAACTTCTGGCGCGACGTCACCCGCTCGGTGCTCTACGTGCTGTTGCCGTTGTCCATCGTGTTGAGCCTGGCCCTGATATGGCAGGGGGTGCCCCAGACCTTGGACGGCTCGGCAGCCGTCGCCCTCCTGGAGCCTGCCAGCTACGACAAGCCAGTGCTGGACGAGACGGGCAAGCCAGTCCTGGACGAGGGCGGAAAGCCCAGGACGGAACCTGCCACACAGGCGAGGCAGAGCATCGCGCTCGGCCCCGTGGCCTCCCAGGTGGCCATCAAGCAGCTAGGCACCAACGGCGGGGGCTTCTTCAACGTGAACTCCGCGCATCCCTTCGAGAACCCGACGCCGCTCACCAACCTCCTGGAGCTTCTGGCCATCCTGCTTATCCCGGCCGCGCTCTGCCACACCTTCGGGGTCATGGTGGGAGACCGTCGTCAGGGATGGGCCGTGCTCATGGCCATGACCATCCTGTTCGCGTCCTTCGCCTTCCTGACCATGCAGGCCGAAACCACCCCCAGTCCGCTGCTGGCCAAAGCCGGAACGGTGGCCGGTCCAAGCATGGAGGGCAAGGAAGTCCGCTTCGGCGCGGCCGGTTCCGCTCTGTGGGCCGCCGCCACCACGGCCGCGTCAAACGGCTCGGTGAACGCCATGCACGACAGTTTTACCCCCCTTGGCGGCATGTGGCCGATGCTGCTCATGCAGCTTGGCGAGGTGGTCTACGGCGGCGTTGGCTCCGGGCTGTACGGCATGCTGGTCTTTGCCGTGGTGGCCGTGTTCGTGGCCGGGCTGATGGTGGGGCGCACACCGGAGTACCTGGGCAAGAAGATCGAACCCTTCGAGACCAAAATGGCCGCGCTCATCATCCTGATCCCGCCCTTTCTGTGCCTGATGGGCACGGCCCTGGCCGCCGTGGCCGGTCCGCCCGAGGCCGTTTCCAACCCAGGACCGCACGGCTTCAGCCAGATGCTCTACGCGTTCTCGTCTATGGGCAACAACAACGGCAGCGCCTTCGCCGGGCTCACCGCCACCTCGCCCTTCTGGACCATCGCGGGCGCAGTGGCCATGTTCGTGTCGCGCTACTGGCTCATCATCCCTGTGCTGGCCCTGGCCGGGTCCATGGCGGGCAAGAAGCGACTGCAGGAAGGCCCCGGAACCCTGCCCACGCACGGGCCCATCTTCGTGGGGCTGCTCATGGCCGTGGTGCTGGTGGTGGGCGCGCTCACCTTCGTGCCTGCCCTGGCGCTCGGCCCGGTTGCCGAACATCTGGCCCTGTATCAACTGAAATAA
- the kdpC gene encoding potassium-transporting ATPase subunit KdpC has translation MFTIFAQQLKPAFLMLFWMMLLTGLAYPLAMTGAGKALFPAQASGSLILGQSGPAVPAGSALIGQPFESPRHFWGRPSATSPHAYNAGASSGSNLGPSNPALAEAVAERVAKLKGAHGDAPIPMDLVTASGSGLDPHISPQAAAYQVDRVSTARKLSRDSVSALVVRHTQGPLWGFWGEPRVNVLELNLALDALADKE, from the coding sequence ATGTTCACGATATTCGCCCAGCAGCTCAAGCCGGCGTTTCTGATGCTCTTCTGGATGATGCTCCTGACCGGGCTGGCCTACCCCCTGGCCATGACCGGCGCGGGCAAGGCGCTGTTCCCGGCCCAGGCCTCGGGCAGCCTGATCCTGGGCCAGTCCGGCCCGGCCGTCCCGGCAGGATCGGCGCTCATCGGGCAGCCCTTCGAGTCCCCCCGGCATTTCTGGGGCAGGCCCTCGGCCACCTCGCCGCACGCCTACAACGCCGGGGCCTCGTCCGGCTCCAACCTGGGGCCGTCCAACCCCGCCCTGGCCGAGGCCGTGGCCGAGCGCGTCGCTAAGCTCAAGGGCGCTCATGGGGACGCTCCCATTCCCATGGACCTGGTCACGGCGTCTGGCAGTGGCCTGGACCCGCACATAAGCCCCCAGGCAGCCGCCTACCAGGTCGACCGGGTGTCCACGGCCCGGAAACTCTCCCGCGACAGCGTGTCTGCCCTGGTCGTCAGGCACACCCAAGGGCCTCTGTGGGGATTCTGGGGTGAGCCGCGCGTGAACGTGCTGGAACTCAATCTTGCCCTGGATGCCTTGGCCGACAAGGAGTAG
- a CDS encoding TetR/AcrR family transcriptional regulator — translation MEPADTRDRIVEAAIEVFLEKGYAAATVRDICARAQANVAAVNYHFGSKEALHAAVLEKVMADCQALYPMQEGLEADQPPGERLRRLIANMYRLNFPEDPESARRGKLFWLEVANPSQSFRPLVERFMRPIKDVLEEIIQDIALGPLDPETLHLLAASVAAQCLFHAQNAAWLSQLYPERTYAPADVERLASHVHRFSLAGIEAERARLGRAS, via the coding sequence ATGGAACCGGCAGACACCCGCGACCGCATCGTCGAGGCCGCCATCGAAGTCTTCCTGGAAAAGGGCTACGCCGCCGCCACCGTGCGCGACATCTGCGCCCGCGCCCAGGCCAACGTGGCCGCCGTCAACTACCACTTCGGCTCCAAGGAGGCCCTCCACGCCGCAGTCCTGGAGAAGGTCATGGCCGACTGCCAGGCCCTCTACCCCATGCAGGAAGGCCTGGAGGCCGACCAGCCCCCCGGCGAGCGCCTGCGCCGCCTCATCGCCAACATGTACCGCCTCAACTTCCCCGAGGACCCCGAGTCCGCACGGCGCGGCAAGCTCTTCTGGCTGGAGGTGGCCAACCCCAGCCAGAGCTTCCGGCCCCTGGTGGAGCGCTTCATGCGCCCCATCAAGGACGTGCTGGAGGAAATCATCCAGGACATCGCCCTGGGGCCCCTGGACCCCGAAACCCTCCACCTGCTGGCCGCCTCCGTGGCCGCCCAGTGCCTCTTCCACGCCCAGAACGCGGCCTGGCTCTCCCAGCTCTACCCGGAGCGGACCTACGCGCCCGCCGACGTGGAGCGCCTGGCGTCGCACGTGCACCGCTTCTCCCTGGCCGGCATAGAGGCCGAACGCGCGCGCCTGGGGAGGGCGTCGTGA
- the kdpB gene encoding potassium-transporting ATPase subunit KdpB, whose amino-acid sequence MSKDKNKRPLFDAAIVRQALTDCVRKLSPARQARNPVMFTVYVGSILTTLLAVQAYSGQGEAPFGFVASVSAWLWATVLFANFAEAMAEGRGKAQAAALRGLRQDVAAKKLVHPRRDSPFVPVPAKSLHRGDLMLVEAGDTIPSDGEIVEGIASVDESAITGESAPVIREAGGDRSAVTGGTRLLSDWLVVKVAAESGETFLDRMISLVEGAKRRKTPNEIALNILLASLTLIFLVVCVTLKPMSAFAVALSGQGQTVTITALAALFVCLAPTTIGGLLSAIGIAGMDRLIQAGVIATSGRAVEAAGDVDVLLLDKTGTITLGNRQASNFLPVSGVDERELAEAAQLASLADETPEGRSIVVLAKERFGIRGRDLHELGATFVPFTAQTRLSGVNLPERLIRKGAPDAIKALAEHSGQRIPKEIDLFIHDIAKSGGTPLLVSENGRPLGAIWLKDIVKGGIRERFAELRSMGIKTIMVTGDNALTAAAIAAEAGVDDFLAEATPEAKLARIRQYQAEGKMVAMTGDGTNDAPALAQADVGVAMNSGTQAAKEAGNMVDLDSNPTKLLEVVAIGKQLLMTRGSLTTFSISNDIAKYFAIIPAVFAGIYPQLGVLDVMELATPKSAVLSAVVFNALIIVVLIPLALKGVKYVPAPAAMALRRNLLIYGLGGLLVPFAGIKLIDVIISALGWA is encoded by the coding sequence ATGTCCAAAGACAAGAACAAGCGGCCTCTGTTCGATGCGGCCATCGTGCGCCAGGCGCTTACGGACTGCGTGCGAAAGCTCTCCCCGGCCCGACAGGCCCGCAACCCCGTGATGTTCACGGTCTATGTGGGCAGCATCCTGACCACGCTGCTGGCCGTGCAGGCCTATTCAGGCCAGGGCGAGGCGCCCTTCGGGTTCGTGGCTTCCGTGTCCGCGTGGCTGTGGGCCACGGTGCTCTTTGCCAACTTCGCCGAGGCCATGGCCGAGGGCCGTGGCAAGGCCCAGGCGGCGGCGCTTCGCGGACTGCGCCAGGACGTGGCCGCCAAGAAGCTCGTGCACCCGCGCCGCGATTCGCCCTTCGTCCCCGTGCCCGCCAAAAGCCTGCACCGGGGCGACCTGATGCTGGTGGAAGCGGGCGACACCATCCCTTCGGACGGCGAAATCGTGGAAGGCATCGCCTCCGTGGACGAGTCGGCAATAACCGGCGAGAGCGCCCCGGTCATCCGCGAGGCGGGCGGCGACCGCAGCGCCGTCACCGGCGGGACGCGGCTCCTCTCGGATTGGCTGGTGGTCAAGGTGGCCGCCGAATCCGGCGAGACCTTCCTGGACCGCATGATCTCCCTGGTGGAAGGGGCCAAACGCCGCAAGACCCCCAACGAGATCGCCCTGAACATCCTGCTGGCCTCGCTGACACTCATCTTCCTGGTGGTTTGCGTGACGCTGAAGCCCATGTCGGCCTTTGCCGTGGCGCTCTCCGGCCAGGGGCAGACCGTGACCATCACCGCCCTGGCCGCACTCTTCGTATGCCTGGCCCCCACCACCATCGGGGGACTGCTTTCGGCCATCGGCATCGCGGGCATGGACCGCCTCATCCAGGCGGGGGTCATCGCCACCTCGGGCCGCGCCGTGGAGGCCGCGGGGGACGTGGACGTGCTGCTCCTGGACAAGACCGGCACCATCACCCTGGGCAACCGTCAGGCCTCGAACTTCTTGCCCGTAAGCGGGGTGGACGAGCGCGAGTTGGCCGAGGCGGCCCAGCTGGCCTCGCTGGCCGACGAGACGCCCGAGGGCCGCTCCATCGTGGTTTTGGCCAAGGAGCGCTTCGGCATTCGCGGGCGCGACCTGCACGAGCTGGGTGCCACCTTCGTGCCCTTCACCGCCCAGACCCGCCTGTCGGGCGTGAACCTGCCGGAGCGCCTGATCCGCAAGGGCGCGCCCGACGCCATAAAGGCCCTGGCCGAGCACTCCGGCCAGCGCATCCCCAAGGAAATCGACCTCTTCATCCACGACATCGCCAAGTCCGGGGGCACGCCGCTTCTGGTGTCGGAGAACGGCAGGCCGCTGGGGGCCATATGGCTCAAAGACATCGTGAAGGGAGGCATCCGCGAGCGCTTCGCCGAGCTTCGCTCCATGGGCATCAAGACCATCATGGTCACCGGCGACAATGCGCTCACTGCCGCGGCCATCGCTGCCGAGGCGGGCGTGGACGACTTCCTGGCCGAGGCCACGCCGGAAGCCAAGCTGGCCCGCATCCGCCAGTACCAGGCCGAAGGCAAGATGGTGGCCATGACCGGCGACGGCACAAACGACGCCCCGGCCCTGGCCCAGGCCGACGTTGGCGTGGCCATGAACTCCGGCACGCAGGCCGCCAAGGAGGCCGGGAACATGGTGGACCTGGACTCCAACCCTACCAAGCTCCTGGAAGTGGTGGCCATTGGCAAGCAGCTCCTGATGACGCGCGGCTCGCTGACCACGTTCAGCATATCAAACGACATCGCAAAGTACTTCGCCATCATCCCGGCGGTGTTCGCGGGCATCTACCCGCAGCTTGGGGTACTGGACGTGATGGAGCTCGCCACACCCAAGTCCGCCGTGCTTTCCGCCGTGGTGTTCAACGCCCTCATCATCGTGGTGTTGATTCCGCTGGCGCTCAAGGGTGTGAAGTACGTGCCCGCCCCGGCGGCCATGGCCCTGCGGCGAAACCTGCTGATTTACGGGCTGGGGGGGCTGCTTGTGCCCTTCGCGGGAATCAAGCTCATAGACGTCATCATCTCCGCCCTGGGTTGGGCGTAG
- a CDS encoding efflux RND transporter periplasmic adaptor subunit: MKALAPLPTAPPCLGGRLTRGLPAKGPAFALTTLLLAALLLAACARDAVPPKAPLPVAVQPVAALAVPAGDQSALANRYTAVLAPRELVSLAFKVPGYVDEIDPKALDKGSRVTRGQVLARLRENDYKARVAQARSTLEEARASLVLAVNDQERNARLYRDKVISRGEQDRTDERKGVAQARVAQAAAALEQAEINLRDASLASPMDGLVVRRDVERGSLVNQGGVAFVLADLSSVKAVFGLPDQDVARISPGSPLAVTTEALPGREFTGTVSAVSPSADPKSRAFDVEVTIPNPERLLRDGMVVSVRQGAAGARDSLAAVPLHALAKPLGGDSFLVHVLAEKDGRAYAQARGVEVAGVKGDMVTVRSGLVPGERVITRGATLAADGQEVRVIR, from the coding sequence GTGAAGGCCCTCGCGCCCCTGCCGACGGCTCCCCCATGCCTGGGAGGCCGCCTGACCCGGGGCCTCCCCGCGAAAGGCCCGGCGTTCGCTCTGACGACGCTCCTGCTGGCGGCGCTCCTGCTGGCGGCCTGCGCCCGGGATGCCGTGCCCCCCAAGGCCCCCCTGCCCGTGGCGGTGCAGCCCGTGGCCGCCCTGGCCGTGCCCGCCGGAGACCAGTCCGCCCTGGCCAACCGCTACACCGCCGTGCTGGCCCCGCGCGAACTGGTCAGCCTGGCCTTCAAGGTGCCCGGCTACGTGGACGAGATCGACCCCAAGGCCCTGGACAAGGGCAGCCGCGTCACCCGGGGCCAGGTGCTGGCGAGGCTGCGCGAGAACGACTACAAGGCCCGCGTGGCCCAGGCCCGCTCCACCCTGGAGGAGGCCCGCGCCTCCCTGGTGCTGGCCGTCAACGACCAGGAACGCAACGCCAGGCTCTACCGCGACAAGGTGATCTCGCGCGGCGAACAGGACCGCACCGACGAACGCAAGGGCGTGGCCCAGGCCCGGGTAGCCCAGGCCGCCGCCGCCCTGGAGCAGGCCGAAATCAACCTGCGCGACGCCTCCCTGGCCTCGCCCATGGACGGCCTGGTGGTGCGCCGAGACGTGGAGCGCGGCTCCCTGGTGAACCAGGGCGGCGTGGCCTTCGTCCTGGCAGACCTCTCCAGCGTCAAGGCCGTCTTCGGCCTGCCCGACCAGGACGTGGCCCGCATCAGCCCGGGCAGCCCCCTGGCCGTGACCACCGAGGCCCTGCCCGGACGGGAGTTCACCGGCACGGTCAGCGCGGTCTCCCCCTCGGCCGACCCCAAGAGCCGCGCCTTCGACGTGGAGGTGACCATCCCCAACCCCGAACGGCTGCTGCGCGACGGCATGGTGGTGAGCGTGCGCCAGGGCGCGGCGGGCGCGCGCGACAGCCTGGCCGCCGTACCCCTGCACGCCCTGGCCAAGCCCCTTGGAGGCGACTCCTTCCTGGTGCACGTGCTGGCGGAAAAGGACGGACGCGCCTACGCCCAGGCGCGCGGCGTGGAGGTGGCGGGCGTGAAGGGCGACATGGTCACCGTGCGCTCCGGCCTCGTCCCGGGCGAGCGCGTGATCACGCGCGGCGCCACCCTGGCCGCGGACGGTCAGGAAGTGCGGGTGATCCGCTGA
- a CDS encoding PAS domain S-box protein encodes MGNPAQSAKNGRFDVLQNNAVAICYGVSTLIVLILFVGVYFKCLQEKRLDIEAVFRDTSNISRAVEEHAIRTFEQASLLALSIRSRYQEDDKLDLGSVIKVDPKAMSIFQQLAIINEKGFVSASSIPGFAPVDLSGREHFKVHATPQDIGLFVSKPVLGKVSGKWSIQLTTRLTRADKSFAGVVVVSLDPFYLSSFYQDIDIGPHGSIILVGHDGVIRAQKNMSGETVGTPLDDATVRFLRDTSWRTANYTLTDPATGQAMLCSFRSVEGFPLSVVISVSEADALAGYHARRAQYLGFAAGLSVLIYLLAAWMTRVFTALRQSAGRLRIIFDNSPVGIMHLSADGRVLDCNQLLADQMGTPREAIIGFDAARRSAENLRDHVHRALQGTPSVFEGPYTSTTGVKTSFLRMICNPVNPEHVPNEVIVTSEDISERLQAQERLRITSERLRLATHASGIGIWELDVAGDALVWDDTMHHIYGVEKTGQSVPMDQWRSMVHPEDLPGSLQAIESALRGEADFDVEYRIIRQSDGQVRHIKANALVDRGPDGALLRMVGANMDITARKTAELELQAAYAEIEQRVALRTKELDRAIQLLHGEVTERRQAHREINQILSSISAILIGIDREGRVARWNGAAEHALGLPAGQAVGRALNALPLKWDWDAVLAGVAQARELLVPRRLYNVWYQRPDGGKGFFVIAVNPVRGEDGQADGLLILGDDISEIKFLEAKLSQAAKLEAVGQLASGIAHEINTPTQFVGDSVQFLKDTFTDMERVLALTEAFAAGEDQDHKAFADTARATLEEIDIGFIREETPRTFARIFDGIERIGTIVQAMKRFSHSGGEEMQPVNIHQAIRNTLTISRNEWKYVAQVRTDFDESLKEVPCHPGEINQVLLNIIVNAAHAIGDAGRTGGLGVITISTRKDGDTAEIRIADNGPGIPEAVQPRVFEMFFTTKEVGKGSGQGLAISHDIVVNKHKGSLTFETAEGAGATFIIRLPLRDA; translated from the coding sequence ATGGGCAACCCGGCACAAAGCGCAAAGAACGGTCGCTTCGACGTCCTTCAGAACAACGCCGTGGCGATCTGTTACGGCGTGTCCACGCTCATCGTGCTCATCCTGTTCGTGGGGGTCTACTTCAAGTGCCTCCAGGAAAAGCGGCTAGACATCGAGGCAGTGTTCCGCGACACCTCCAACATCTCCCGCGCCGTGGAGGAGCACGCCATCCGTACCTTCGAGCAGGCCAGCCTCCTGGCCCTCTCCATCCGCTCGCGCTACCAGGAGGACGACAAGCTCGATCTGGGTTCCGTGATCAAGGTGGACCCCAAGGCCATGAGCATCTTTCAGCAACTGGCCATCATCAACGAGAAGGGCTTCGTATCCGCCAGCAGCATCCCGGGCTTCGCCCCGGTGGACCTCTCGGGTCGCGAACACTTCAAGGTGCACGCCACGCCCCAGGACATCGGACTGTTCGTCAGCAAGCCCGTGCTGGGCAAGGTTTCGGGCAAGTGGTCCATCCAGCTCACCACGCGCCTCACAAGGGCGGACAAATCCTTCGCCGGCGTGGTGGTGGTGTCGCTCGATCCCTTCTACCTCTCCTCCTTCTACCAGGACATCGACATTGGTCCCCACGGCAGCATCATCCTCGTGGGGCACGACGGCGTGATCCGCGCCCAGAAGAACATGAGCGGCGAGACCGTGGGCACGCCTCTCGACGACGCCACGGTCCGCTTCCTGCGCGACACCTCCTGGCGCACCGCCAACTACACCCTGACGGACCCCGCCACCGGGCAGGCCATGCTCTGCAGCTTCCGCTCCGTGGAGGGTTTCCCGCTGAGCGTGGTCATCAGCGTCTCGGAGGCCGACGCCCTGGCGGGCTACCACGCCAGGCGCGCCCAATACCTGGGTTTCGCCGCCGGTCTTTCGGTGCTCATCTACCTGCTGGCCGCCTGGATGACCCGGGTCTTCACGGCCCTGCGCCAGAGCGCGGGACGCCTGCGCATCATTTTCGACAACTCGCCCGTGGGCATCATGCACCTGTCCGCCGACGGCAGGGTGCTCGACTGCAACCAGCTTCTCGCCGACCAGATGGGCACCCCGCGCGAGGCCATCATCGGGTTCGACGCGGCCCGGCGCAGCGCGGAGAATCTCCGGGACCACGTCCATCGCGCGCTCCAGGGCACGCCCTCGGTCTTCGAAGGCCCCTACACCTCGACCACGGGCGTCAAAACATCCTTCCTGCGCATGATCTGCAACCCCGTGAACCCCGAGCACGTCCCCAACGAGGTGATCGTAACCAGCGAGGACATCTCCGAGCGCCTCCAGGCCCAGGAGCGCCTCAGGATCACCAGCGAGCGGCTGCGGCTGGCCACCCACGCCTCGGGCATCGGAATCTGGGAGCTGGACGTTGCCGGCGACGCCCTGGTCTGGGACGACACGATGCACCACATCTACGGCGTTGAGAAGACGGGCCAGAGCGTCCCCATGGACCAATGGAGGTCCATGGTCCACCCGGAGGACCTGCCCGGCAGCCTCCAGGCCATCGAGAGCGCCCTGCGCGGCGAGGCCGATTTCGACGTGGAGTACCGCATCATCCGCCAGTCCGACGGCCAGGTGCGCCACATCAAGGCCAACGCCCTGGTGGACCGCGGCCCCGACGGCGCGCTCCTGCGCATGGTGGGGGCCAACATGGACATCACGGCCCGCAAGACCGCCGAACTGGAATTGCAGGCCGCCTACGCCGAGATCGAGCAGCGCGTGGCCCTGCGCACCAAGGAGCTGGACCGCGCCATCCAGCTGCTCCACGGGGAGGTGACCGAGCGCAGGCAGGCGCACCGCGAGATCAACCAGATCCTTTCCTCCATCTCCGCCATCCTCATCGGCATCGACCGCGAGGGCCGGGTGGCCCGCTGGAACGGCGCGGCCGAGCACGCCCTGGGCCTGCCCGCCGGTCAGGCCGTGGGCCGCGCCCTGAACGCCCTGCCCCTCAAGTGGGACTGGGACGCCGTGCTCGCCGGCGTGGCCCAGGCCCGGGAGCTCCTCGTGCCCCGCAGGCTCTACAACGTCTGGTACCAACGGCCCGACGGCGGCAAGGGCTTCTTCGTCATCGCCGTGAACCCCGTGCGCGGCGAGGACGGCCAGGCAGACGGACTGCTCATCCTGGGCGACGACATCTCCGAGATCAAGTTCCTGGAGGCCAAGCTCTCCCAGGCCGCCAAGCTCGAGGCCGTGGGACAGCTGGCCTCGGGCATCGCCCACGAGATCAACACGCCCACGCAGTTCGTGGGCGACTCGGTGCAGTTCCTCAAGGACACCTTCACCGACATGGAACGCGTGCTGGCCCTCACCGAGGCCTTCGCGGCCGGAGAGGACCAGGACCACAAGGCCTTCGCGGATACCGCCAGGGCCACGCTGGAAGAGATCGACATCGGCTTCATCAGGGAGGAAACCCCCCGCACCTTCGCGCGCATCTTCGACGGCATCGAACGCATCGGCACCATCGTCCAGGCCATGAAGCGCTTCTCCCACTCCGGCGGGGAGGAGATGCAGCCCGTGAACATCCACCAGGCCATCCGCAACACCCTGACCATCTCGCGCAACGAATGGAAGTACGTGGCCCAGGTGCGCACGGACTTCGACGAGAGCCTCAAGGAGGTCCCCTGCCATCCGGGAGAGATCAACCAGGTGCTCCTGAACATCATCGTCAACGCGGCCCACGCCATCGGCGACGCGGGCAGGACGGGCGGACTGGGCGTCATCACCATCTCCACCCGCAAGGACGGCGACACCGCAGAGATCCGCATCGCCGACAACGGCCCCGGCATCCCCGAAGCCGTGCAGCCCAGGGTTTTCGAGATGTTCTTCACCACCAAGGAGGTGGGCAAGGGCTCCGGGCAGGGCCTGGCCATCTCCCACGACATCGTGGTGAACAAGCACAAGGGCTCGCTCACCTTCGAGACCGCCGAGGGCGCGGGCGCGACCTTCATCATCCGCCTGCCTCTGCGCGACGCCTGA
- the kdpF gene encoding K(+)-transporting ATPase subunit F, with protein sequence MEILALILAAALFLYLLAALCKPEWFQ encoded by the coding sequence GTGGAAATCCTGGCCCTCATCCTGGCGGCCGCCCTGTTCCTGTACCTGCTGGCGGCCCTGTGCAAACCGGAGTGGTTCCAATGA